One Hydrogenophaga crassostreae genomic region harbors:
- a CDS encoding FMN-dependent NADH-azoreductase, with product MKLLHVDSSILGAHSTSRQLTAEIVQNWLDTQPDTTVEYLDLATDAPSHFSADALGIKVGAQADPTAAQRFENGVSERLVAQFLAADVIVIGAPFYNFSIPTQLKAWIDRLAQVGRTFKYTEQGPVGLAGGKTVIVASTRGGAYSTSEGGQAMEHQESYLKVIFGFFGISDVRIVRAEGLAMGEAPKAAALTAAREQITQIAEMTV from the coding sequence ATGAAACTTCTGCATGTTGACTCCAGCATCCTGGGCGCCCATTCCACTTCGCGCCAATTGACCGCCGAGATTGTTCAAAACTGGCTCGATACGCAGCCCGACACCACAGTGGAATACCTCGATCTGGCCACCGACGCGCCCAGCCACTTCAGCGCCGACGCGCTCGGCATCAAGGTGGGCGCGCAAGCCGATCCAACCGCGGCACAGCGTTTTGAGAACGGTGTGTCCGAGCGTCTGGTCGCGCAGTTTCTGGCCGCCGACGTGATCGTGATCGGCGCACCGTTTTACAACTTCAGCATTCCGACCCAGCTCAAGGCCTGGATCGACCGCCTGGCACAGGTTGGCCGCACCTTCAAATACACCGAGCAGGGACCGGTTGGCCTGGCTGGTGGCAAGACGGTGATCGTGGCTTCGACGCGCGGCGGCGCCTACTCCACCAGCGAAGGCGGTCAGGCCATGGAACACCAGGAAAGCTACCTCAAGGTGATCTTCGGCTTCTTCGGCATCTCTGATGTGCGCATCGTGCGCGCCGAAGGCTTGGCGATGGGCGAAGCGCCCAAGGCCGCCGCGCTCACGGCTGCGCGCGAGCAAATCACGCAGATTGCGGAAATGACCGTTTGA
- a CDS encoding transporter substrate-binding domain-containing protein: MTRFNRRNLIATTAAVACSTLLAAWAPTAMAQSVADIKKKGSITIGMLVDFPPYGTVDASNQPDGYDADVARLLAKDLGVTLNLIPVTGPNRIPFLLTNKVDVLVASLAVTPERAKQVQFSRPYSAATIVLYGDKKKSIKAPADLKGVRVAVARASTQDTALTAMAPEGTEIRRFDDDASAMQALMSGQVDAIGCSTTVAAQIAKRVGDAYENKLVLKQQFMAVAMRQAQPELETAMNEFVAKNTANGELNKLYKKWLGADLPTMPAN; the protein is encoded by the coding sequence ATGACCCGCTTCAATCGCCGCAACCTCATTGCCACCACCGCTGCCGTCGCATGCAGCACATTGCTCGCTGCCTGGGCGCCCACTGCCATGGCCCAGTCCGTCGCCGACATCAAAAAGAAGGGGTCGATCACGATCGGCATGCTGGTTGACTTCCCTCCTTATGGCACGGTCGATGCATCAAACCAGCCCGACGGCTACGACGCAGACGTGGCCAGGCTGTTGGCCAAGGACCTCGGCGTGACGCTCAACCTGATCCCGGTAACCGGCCCCAACCGCATCCCATTTCTGCTGACCAACAAAGTTGATGTGTTGGTGGCTTCACTGGCCGTCACCCCCGAGCGTGCCAAGCAAGTGCAATTCTCCCGCCCCTATTCGGCAGCGACCATCGTGCTCTACGGCGACAAAAAGAAGTCCATCAAAGCACCCGCAGATCTCAAGGGCGTGCGCGTTGCTGTGGCCCGGGCCAGCACGCAAGACACGGCTTTGACGGCCATGGCGCCGGAAGGCACCGAGATCCGCCGCTTTGACGACGATGCTTCCGCCATGCAGGCCCTGATGTCCGGGCAGGTCGATGCCATTGGCTGTTCCACCACGGTGGCCGCACAGATTGCCAAGCGCGTCGGTGACGCCTATGAAAACAAGCTGGTGCTCAAGCAGCAGTTCATGGCAGTCGCCATGCGACAGGCACAGCCTGAACTGGAGACCGCCATGAACGAGTTTGTGGCCAAGAACACCGCCAATGGCGAGCTGAACAAGCTCTACAAGAAGTGGTTGGGGGCCGATCTGCCCACCATGCCGGCCAACTGA
- a CDS encoding 2-hydroxyacid dehydrogenase, with amino-acid sequence MTRKNVLVFRELPDDQMARLRAAHEVTVANPKRADQRKAFDAALPTAHGLIGASYSIDETVLARAPRLEAVSSISVGVDNYDLPALRQRGIVLTHTPGVLTETTADTLFALLIASSRRIVELANHVRDGQWTHNIDESLFGWDVHGKTVGILGFGRIGQAVARRAALGFGMPVLYHHRREVECPGLEGHVKAVSMEALLAESDFIVLALPLTEETRGLMNASRFAAMKRGAILINGSRGAVVDEEALLAALDHGHLRAAGLDVFAVEPLPQASPLRRHPRVTALPHIGSATHETRYAMAVLATDNLLQELAGERSECRVP; translated from the coding sequence ATGACCCGCAAGAATGTTTTGGTATTTCGTGAACTGCCCGATGACCAGATGGCGCGGCTGCGTGCGGCGCACGAAGTCACCGTCGCCAACCCCAAACGTGCCGATCAGCGAAAAGCATTTGATGCCGCCCTGCCGACGGCCCATGGTTTGATCGGTGCCAGTTATTCCATTGACGAGACCGTGCTCGCCCGGGCCCCACGACTGGAGGCGGTGTCCAGCATTTCGGTGGGCGTGGACAACTACGACCTGCCTGCGTTGCGACAACGCGGCATCGTGTTGACGCACACACCAGGCGTGCTGACAGAGACCACCGCAGACACCCTGTTCGCATTGCTCATCGCCAGCAGCCGCCGCATCGTCGAGCTGGCCAACCATGTGCGCGATGGGCAGTGGACCCACAACATCGATGAGTCGCTGTTTGGCTGGGATGTGCACGGCAAGACCGTGGGCATTCTCGGGTTTGGCCGCATCGGCCAGGCCGTGGCCCGGCGCGCCGCACTGGGCTTTGGCATGCCTGTGCTGTACCACCATCGGCGCGAAGTGGAGTGCCCGGGGCTGGAAGGCCACGTCAAAGCGGTGAGCATGGAGGCGCTGCTGGCGGAGTCGGACTTCATCGTCCTGGCCTTGCCGCTGACCGAGGAAACCCGCGGGTTGATGAACGCTTCCCGGTTCGCTGCGATGAAGCGTGGTGCGATTTTGATCAATGGTTCGCGCGGCGCTGTGGTGGACGAGGAGGCGCTGCTGGCCGCGCTGGACCACGGGCATCTGCGCGCCGCGGGGCTGGACGTGTTCGCCGTTGAGCCTTTGCCCCAGGCATCACCACTGCGCAGGCATCCCCGCGTGACGGCATTGCCCCACATCGGTTCGGCCACCCACGAGACCCGGTATGCCATGGCCGTGCTGGCGACCGACAACCTGTTGCAAGAGTTGGCGGGCGAGCGGTCGGAATGCCGGGTCCCTTGA
- a CDS encoding amino acid ABC transporter permease yields the protein MRTFGIQDIWFILQAAQWTIGLSLIAFVGGAIGGLVVALARTSESLVATRLATTFIQIFQGTPLLMQLFLVFFGAPVLGFEVSAWVAAGIALVLNTSAFLGEIWRGSIQAVPRGQWEAAEALGLGYGARMRLVVLPQAWKIALPPTVGYMVQVIKGTSLAAIIGFTEITRAGQIINNATFQPLIVFSVVGATYFALCWPLSFWAGRIEKRSAALQAR from the coding sequence ATGCGCACATTCGGCATTCAAGATATCTGGTTCATTCTGCAGGCCGCACAGTGGACGATCGGCCTGTCCCTGATCGCCTTCGTGGGCGGCGCCATTGGTGGGCTTGTCGTGGCCCTGGCACGCACGTCGGAAAGCCTGGTTGCCACGCGTCTGGCGACCACCTTCATTCAGATTTTTCAGGGAACGCCGCTGCTGATGCAGCTCTTTCTGGTGTTTTTTGGCGCACCCGTGTTGGGCTTTGAGGTCAGCGCCTGGGTCGCAGCCGGCATCGCACTGGTCCTGAACACCAGCGCCTTTCTGGGCGAAATCTGGCGCGGCTCGATCCAGGCTGTGCCGCGCGGGCAATGGGAGGCCGCCGAGGCGCTCGGCCTGGGCTACGGCGCTCGAATGCGCCTGGTGGTTTTGCCGCAGGCCTGGAAGATCGCTTTACCGCCCACCGTGGGCTACATGGTGCAAGTGATCAAAGGCACTTCGCTGGCCGCGATCATCGGTTTCACCGAGATCACCCGCGCCGGCCAAATCATCAACAACGCCACCTTCCAGCCGCTGATCGTCTTCAGCGTGGTGGGGGCAACCTATTTCGCGCTGTGCTGGCCACTGTCCTTCTGGGCCGGGCGCATCGAGAAACGCAGCGCGGCATTGCAGGCGCGCTGA
- a CDS encoding sugar kinase: protein MSLDVITFGEAMLLLVADRPGPLEDAESFGKRTAGAETNAAIGLSRLGLKVGWASRVGADAMGRYLIRVMQDEGIDCSHVVADPGQRTGIQIKGRVEGGGDPPTEYYRKGSAASLFQPEHIDVPWLTSARHLHTTGVFSAVSDSCLATVQRSMALMREAGKTVSFDTNLRPTLWSSPERMREVVNALAGMADWVLPGIEEGQILTGESSAEGIAAFYRAQGARLVVVKLGPQGAYYDGEAGCGHVPGCPVAQVVDTVGAGDGFAAGVISGLLDGLPVPDAVRRGAWIGARAVQVLGDSEGFPTRAELEAAAL, encoded by the coding sequence ATGAGTCTGGACGTGATCACCTTCGGCGAGGCCATGTTGTTGCTGGTGGCCGACCGTCCCGGTCCGCTGGAGGACGCAGAGTCCTTTGGCAAGCGCACCGCCGGCGCGGAGACCAACGCCGCCATCGGGCTTTCCCGCCTCGGCCTGAAAGTGGGCTGGGCCAGCCGGGTGGGCGCTGACGCCATGGGCCGCTACCTGATACGGGTCATGCAGGACGAGGGGATCGATTGCTCCCATGTGGTCGCCGACCCGGGCCAGCGCACCGGCATTCAAATCAAAGGGCGGGTGGAGGGCGGCGGAGATCCCCCCACCGAGTACTACCGCAAAGGCTCGGCGGCCAGCCTGTTTCAACCCGAGCACATCGATGTGCCCTGGCTGACGTCGGCGCGCCATCTGCACACCACTGGCGTATTTTCGGCCGTGTCGGACAGTTGTCTGGCCACCGTGCAGCGCAGCATGGCACTCATGCGCGAGGCCGGGAAAACGGTGTCTTTTGACACCAACCTTCGTCCCACGCTGTGGTCGTCTCCCGAGCGCATGCGCGAAGTGGTCAATGCCTTGGCGGGCATGGCCGACTGGGTGTTGCCCGGCATCGAAGAGGGCCAGATACTGACCGGCGAGTCTTCGGCAGAAGGCATCGCGGCTTTCTACCGGGCGCAGGGCGCCAGACTGGTGGTCGTCAAGCTCGGCCCGCAAGGGGCCTACTACGACGGCGAAGCCGGTTGCGGCCACGTGCCCGGATGTCCCGTGGCCCAGGTGGTGGACACCGTGGGCGCGGGTGACGGCTTCGCAGCAGGTGTCATCAGCGGCTTGCTTGACGGGCTCCCGGTTCCCGATGCGGTCAGGCGGGGCGCCTGGATCGGTGCGCGGGCTGTGCAAGTATTGGGCGACAGCGAAGGTTTTCCCACCCGCGCCGAACTGGAGGCCGCAGCCCTATGA
- a CDS encoding amino acid ABC transporter permease has translation MNYTFQFSDVLAAWPLLLKGTWITVQLSLVATVLGLVVAIFCAWAKTSGPKPLRWLVQVYIELIRNTPFLVQLFFFFFALPAIGLRWSPYTAALTAMVVNLGAYATEIIRAGIESIPKGQIEAGLALSLKPHQVFRLIILKPALRAIFPALSSQFILLMLSSAVVSVISADDLTSVAANLQSQTFRSFEIYIVVTLIYLTLALLFSGLFRLIQRRALSYPDRR, from the coding sequence GTGAATTACACCTTCCAGTTTTCAGATGTACTTGCCGCCTGGCCCTTGTTGCTCAAGGGTACGTGGATCACCGTGCAGCTGTCGCTGGTGGCCACGGTGCTGGGCCTGGTGGTTGCGATCTTCTGTGCCTGGGCCAAGACCTCGGGCCCCAAGCCCTTGCGCTGGCTGGTTCAGGTCTATATCGAGCTCATCAGGAACACGCCTTTTCTGGTGCAGCTGTTTTTCTTCTTCTTTGCCCTGCCTGCCATCGGCCTGCGCTGGTCGCCTTACACGGCGGCGCTGACGGCGATGGTGGTCAACCTGGGCGCCTACGCCACCGAGATCATCCGTGCCGGCATCGAGTCCATACCGAAAGGCCAGATCGAAGCGGGCCTGGCCCTGAGCCTGAAGCCGCATCAGGTCTTTCGCCTGATCATTCTGAAGCCTGCCCTGCGCGCCATCTTTCCCGCCCTGAGCAGCCAGTTCATCTTGTTGATGCTGAGCTCGGCAGTGGTGTCCGTGATCTCGGCCGATGACCTCACTTCGGTGGCGGCCAACCTGCAATCGCAGACGTTTCGCAGCTTTGAGATCTACATCGTGGTGACCCTGATCTACCTCACGCTGGCTCTGCTGTTTTCGGGGCTGTTCCGCCTCATTCAGCGCCGGGCGCTGTCGTATCCCGACCGTCGCTGA
- a CDS encoding sugar phosphate isomerase/epimerase family protein: MNTILISLSSFGAAEVGRHGQLWFARLAQQAGADGFEVRGELMRDGEAELVAIAAALPDMERVYSSPDGLWDVDGHLDHTALERGLSAARALGSSRLKMSIGGYRADAVTSLPVLGQWIERAGIELVIENDQTESAGTLNALVRFFEAADARGLKLGMTFDIGNWHWVGECPLQAAATLASRVCYVHCKGVQRLPNRWVAVPLGESAAPWRAILRTQPANRSWAIEYPLVGDDLLAVTQREVAQLRSVAGSMA, from the coding sequence ATGAACACCATTCTGATTTCCTTGTCTTCGTTCGGGGCCGCGGAAGTAGGTCGCCATGGCCAACTCTGGTTTGCACGGCTGGCGCAGCAAGCGGGGGCCGATGGCTTTGAGGTGCGCGGAGAACTGATGCGGGATGGCGAGGCCGAGCTGGTGGCCATTGCCGCAGCCTTGCCCGACATGGAGCGCGTGTACTCAAGCCCTGACGGGCTCTGGGACGTTGATGGCCATCTGGACCACACCGCGCTCGAGCGCGGACTGTCTGCCGCGCGCGCGCTGGGTTCATCAAGGTTGAAGATGTCGATCGGGGGTTACCGCGCTGACGCTGTGACGAGCCTGCCAGTGTTGGGCCAGTGGATCGAAAGGGCCGGCATTGAGCTCGTCATTGAAAACGACCAGACCGAATCGGCTGGCACGCTGAACGCGTTGGTTCGGTTTTTTGAAGCGGCAGATGCCCGGGGGTTGAAGCTCGGCATGACCTTTGATATCGGGAACTGGCACTGGGTGGGGGAATGCCCTTTGCAGGCCGCCGCGACGTTGGCAAGCCGCGTTTGTTATGTGCACTGCAAAGGGGTTCAACGCCTGCCGAACCGCTGGGTGGCGGTGCCATTGGGCGAGTCGGCAGCACCCTGGCGCGCCATCTTGCGTACCCAGCCCGCGAACCGGTCCTGGGCAATCGAGTATCCGCTGGTGGGTGACGACCTGTTGGCGGTGACGCAACGCGAGGTGGCGCAATTGCGCAGCGTCGCAGGGAGCATGGCATGA
- a CDS encoding LysR substrate-binding domain-containing protein: protein MQDLNDMLLFADVIEHGGFAAAGRAAQLPKSRLSRRVARLEAQLGVQLLQRSSRKLSLTAAGESFLKHCIEMRVAAQAAFETVAQAQKEPHGTVRLSCPVTLAQGGVAGLIPRFLMQYPQVRVEMRVLNRPVDPVEDGVDLALRVRHVIEDSATLVAKTFGHSRGVLVAAPALLARQGGPVNGPGDLARLDTVAMNTSDRRGGWSFQGPDGSHYMHTHEPRYVADDLLVLVEAAVLGVGAAMLPDFMCRGHLVAGRLVQLLPEWTPPPRIVHAVFPARRALVPAVRHLLDFLAEHLVDDGLLVETRSP from the coding sequence ATGCAAGACCTGAACGACATGCTCTTGTTTGCCGACGTCATCGAACACGGTGGCTTCGCTGCCGCAGGTCGCGCGGCCCAGCTGCCGAAGTCGAGGCTCTCCCGCCGGGTCGCACGCCTTGAAGCACAGCTGGGGGTTCAGTTGTTGCAGCGCAGCTCACGCAAGCTGTCTCTCACCGCTGCCGGCGAGAGCTTTCTGAAGCACTGCATCGAGATGCGGGTGGCCGCGCAAGCGGCGTTCGAAACCGTGGCTCAGGCGCAAAAGGAACCGCATGGCACGGTGCGCCTGAGTTGTCCCGTGACCCTGGCACAGGGTGGGGTGGCCGGGTTGATTCCCCGGTTTCTCATGCAATACCCACAGGTTCGCGTAGAGATGCGGGTTCTCAACCGGCCAGTGGACCCGGTCGAAGACGGGGTTGATTTGGCCCTGCGGGTTCGACATGTAATCGAGGACAGTGCGACGCTGGTGGCCAAGACGTTCGGCCACAGCCGGGGTGTGTTGGTGGCCGCGCCAGCGCTGCTGGCCCGGCAGGGCGGGCCGGTGAACGGGCCGGGCGATCTGGCCCGGCTGGACACGGTGGCCATGAACACGTCCGACCGCCGAGGGGGCTGGTCGTTCCAGGGGCCTGATGGCTCGCATTACATGCACACCCACGAACCCCGGTATGTGGCCGATGATTTGCTGGTTTTGGTGGAGGCTGCGGTGCTTGGTGTGGGCGCTGCCATGTTGCCGGACTTCATGTGCCGTGGGCATTTGGTGGCCGGCCGCCTGGTTCAACTGCTGCCCGAATGGACGCCACCGCCCCGCATCGTGCATGCGGTGTTTCCTGCCCGCAGGGCTCTGGTGCCTGCTGTGCGCCATTTGCTGGATTTTCTGGCGGAGCATCTGGTCGACGACGGTCTGCTTGTCGAGACCCGGAGCCCCTAA
- a CDS encoding glutamine amidotransferase — MNKPDAHSGTDHRPLLVLKVGHTHEAIRQRLGDFDDWISAGLREGGAANLLTVDPRAGEALPEPDAVAGVVITGSHAMVSDREPWSEALLPWLRRAVGCQTPLLGICYGHQLLAHALGGEVAHHPEGVEIGTVSVWRNEASVSDALLEDLPMVFDAQATHWQSVRRLPPGAVLLAGNAFEPHHVFRVGASAWGVQFHPEFSDQALRAYLDGLGPTLAKEGKDAQAIAAALKPTPQAASLLPKFARLALAGQVGGRVRQDVMALAQ; from the coding sequence ATGAACAAGCCAGACGCCCATAGCGGCACAGATCACCGCCCCCTGCTGGTCCTCAAAGTGGGGCATACACATGAGGCCATTCGCCAGAGACTCGGTGATTTTGATGACTGGATCTCGGCGGGGTTGCGCGAGGGTGGGGCGGCCAACCTGTTGACGGTGGATCCGCGAGCCGGCGAAGCCTTGCCCGAGCCCGATGCGGTGGCCGGTGTCGTGATCACCGGCTCCCACGCCATGGTGTCTGACCGCGAGCCCTGGAGCGAGGCCCTGCTGCCCTGGTTGAGGCGCGCGGTCGGGTGCCAGACGCCGTTGTTGGGTATCTGTTATGGCCACCAGTTGTTGGCCCATGCGCTGGGTGGTGAGGTGGCTCACCATCCGGAAGGCGTGGAGATCGGCACGGTCAGCGTTTGGCGCAATGAAGCGAGCGTGTCGGACGCGCTGCTGGAGGACCTGCCCATGGTGTTTGATGCCCAGGCAACGCACTGGCAATCGGTGCGCAGGTTGCCACCAGGCGCCGTTTTGCTGGCGGGCAATGCGTTCGAGCCGCACCATGTTTTTCGTGTCGGGGCCAGCGCCTGGGGTGTGCAGTTTCACCCGGAGTTTTCAGACCAGGCCTTGCGGGCCTACCTGGATGGTCTGGGTCCCACGCTGGCCAAAGAAGGCAAGGACGCCCAAGCCATCGCCGCAGCGCTCAAACCCACGCCACAGGCCGCATCGCTGCTGCCCAAATTCGCGCGTCTGGCCTTGGCCGGGCAGGTCGGTGGTCGGGTCCGTCAGGACGTCATGGCGCTGGCGCAATGA
- a CDS encoding amino acid ABC transporter ATP-binding protein encodes MSTEPIIRIEKVNKWYGQFQVLTDVDLTVRPGERIVICGPSGSGKSTLIRCINHLEKVQKGRIVVDGIDLTSHQRHNIEAVRREVGMVFQQFNLFPHLTVLQNCMLAPMNTRGTGESEARAAAMKYLERVRIPDQANKYPSQLSGGQQQRVAIARALCMNPKVMLFDEPTSALDPEMVKEVLDTMIGLAEDGMTMLCVTHEMGFARSVADRVIFMADGRILEEAPPQQFFAQPEHPKLQAFLGQILSSHDQAAHA; translated from the coding sequence ATGAGCACTGAGCCCATCATCCGCATCGAAAAGGTCAACAAATGGTACGGTCAGTTTCAGGTGCTGACCGACGTCGACCTGACCGTTCGACCCGGTGAGCGCATTGTGATCTGCGGGCCTTCAGGGTCGGGAAAGTCGACCTTGATCCGTTGCATCAACCACCTGGAAAAGGTGCAAAAGGGGCGGATTGTCGTCGATGGCATCGACCTCACGAGCCACCAGCGCCACAACATCGAAGCCGTGCGCCGAGAGGTGGGCATGGTGTTTCAGCAGTTCAACCTGTTCCCCCACCTCACGGTGTTGCAGAACTGCATGCTGGCACCGATGAACACGCGTGGCACGGGTGAATCAGAGGCCAGGGCCGCAGCCATGAAGTACCTGGAGAGGGTGCGTATTCCCGACCAGGCCAACAAGTACCCGAGTCAGCTGTCTGGCGGTCAACAGCAACGGGTGGCGATCGCACGAGCACTGTGCATGAATCCGAAAGTGATGCTGTTTGACGAGCCCACATCGGCGCTGGACCCGGAGATGGTCAAAGAGGTGCTGGACACCATGATTGGCCTTGCCGAAGACGGCATGACCATGTTGTGCGTGACGCACGAGATGGGCTTTGCGCGCAGCGTGGCCGATCGGGTGATCTTCATGGCCGATGGACGCATCCTGGAAGAGGCCCCGCCGCAGCAGTTCTTTGCGCAGCCCGAACACCCCAAGTTGCAGGCCTTCCTGGGCCAGATTCTGAGCTCACACGATCAGGCCGCGCACGCCTGA
- a CDS encoding LacI family DNA-binding transcriptional regulator, with the protein MKKSAPATEQRELRVTIDDVARVAGVSKATVSRFLNHRTTRLSPEIALRVEKAVADLAYMPSPMAQALKRGRSRLIGLVVADITNPFSVAVLRGAEDAAQKAGYLVMLFNLGNAGEREREGIEALASYQVEGFILNTLGADSSVARELSRHGKPAVLVDRRLMGMQADFVSLDNTDAVRQAVTHLVGNGWSEFLYVTEPVAGVSPRVERAAAFRTAAAEHARDMGGSLVFEAAEGDDAALDQALLDLKRRAGKKPKAVLASNARTTLRVAESVARLGWVLGRDVGFVGIDETPWASLVGPGLTTIEQPTDDIGRLAVGCLLERIQGQDLPPRQVLLTGRLVARASSQPPAR; encoded by the coding sequence ATGAAAAAATCTGCCCCTGCAACCGAGCAGCGTGAGTTGCGCGTCACCATCGACGATGTGGCGCGGGTGGCTGGCGTCTCCAAAGCCACCGTTTCACGCTTTCTGAACCACCGCACGACGCGGCTATCGCCGGAAATTGCCCTGAGAGTTGAGAAGGCGGTGGCCGACCTGGCCTATATGCCCAGCCCCATGGCACAGGCCCTCAAACGGGGGCGGTCACGCCTGATCGGACTGGTGGTGGCCGACATCACCAACCCGTTCTCGGTAGCGGTTTTGCGGGGGGCTGAAGACGCCGCCCAAAAGGCCGGGTACCTGGTGATGCTGTTCAACCTGGGCAACGCCGGTGAGCGCGAGCGTGAAGGCATTGAGGCGCTGGCCTCTTACCAGGTTGAAGGCTTCATCTTGAACACGCTCGGGGCCGACTCCTCGGTGGCCCGCGAGCTGAGCCGACATGGCAAGCCTGCGGTGCTGGTGGACCGCAGGCTCATGGGCATGCAGGCCGATTTTGTATCGCTGGACAACACCGATGCGGTTCGCCAGGCCGTGACCCACCTGGTGGGCAACGGCTGGAGCGAATTTTTGTATGTCACCGAACCGGTAGCCGGTGTCAGCCCCCGGGTCGAACGCGCAGCAGCATTCCGCACGGCTGCTGCCGAACATGCCCGTGACATGGGTGGATCCCTGGTTTTTGAGGCGGCGGAGGGCGATGATGCCGCGCTGGATCAGGCGTTGCTCGATCTGAAGCGCCGCGCCGGCAAGAAACCCAAAGCGGTCTTGGCCAGCAACGCGCGCACCACGCTGCGGGTCGCCGAGTCGGTGGCGCGGTTGGGCTGGGTGCTGGGGCGCGATGTGGGTTTCGTCGGAATCGACGAAACGCCTTGGGCCTCTTTGGTCGGCCCCGGACTGACCACCATCGAGCAACCCACGGACGACATCGGCCGACTCGCTGTGGGATGCCTGCTGGAGCGCATTCAGGGCCAGGATTTGCCACCCCGGCAGGTATTGCTGACGGGGCGGCTGGTCGCCAGGGCGTCCTCGCAACCGCCGGCGCGGTGA